Proteins from a genomic interval of Zingiber officinale cultivar Zhangliang chromosome 1B, Zo_v1.1, whole genome shotgun sequence:
- the LOC122029581 gene encoding mitogen-activated protein kinase kinase kinase 18-like, translated as MANWTRGRQIGSGAFGDVILAVDNFTGRPFAVKSVQLDSPHRAPLENEIAILKSLASPYVVRYLGDDADASRRNLHLEFMVGGCLADVLAGEKGGRSALDEGEVRAYALCVARALRYLHDVAGLVHCDVKGRNVLIGDAPGVAKLADFGAAVRTSDGGVKGNGGPRGTPLWMAPEVARGERPWPASDIWSFGCMVIEMVTGAHPWPEFERAEPEAAMFHIGYCKELPECPPFLSKLGKDFLDKCLRRSPSERWTAEQLLQHPFLAEEAICPENSPRGVLEWANWDFDGDNCGSDCSSCLSTSVDSITPARDRVKELSSCNKLLSWDDDGGWEEIRSAKEVNLAGDGTEEVAAEVEAFQHCDCYSVRMENIDRRGSAANASCSWHCNGGGVSHHRIGLNTHLSVGWCELFFRLKLLSPFV; from the coding sequence ATGGCGAATTGGACGAGAGGGCGGCAAATAGGGAGCGGCGCCTTCGGCGACGTCATCCTCGCTGTCGATAACTTCACCGGCAGGCCATTCGCCGTCAAGTCCGTCCAACTCGATTCCCCCCATCGCGCGCCGCTGGAGAACGAGATCGCCATCCTCAAGTCCCTCGCCTCGCCCTACGTCGTCCGCTACCTCGGCGACGACGCCGACGCCTCGCGACGGAATCTTCATCTAGAATTCATGGTCGGAGGCTGCCTGGCTGATGTCCTGGCGGGCGAGAAGGGAGGTCGATCTGCGCTCGATGAGGGCGAGGTGCGGGCTTACGCACTGTGCGTGGCCCGCGCGCTGCGGTACCTCCACGACGTCGCCGGCTTAGTGCACTGCGACGTCAAGGGCCGGAACGTCCTGATCGGAGACGCCCCCGGGGTCGCCAAGCTCGCGGACTTCGGCGCGGCGGTGCGGACTTCCGATGGCGGCGTGAAGGGGAACGGTGGACCGCGGGGGACGCCGCTGTGGATGGCGCCGGAGGTCGCGAGGGGAGAGAGGCCATGGCCGGCGTCCGACATATGGTCGTTTGGGTGCATGGTGATCGAGATGGTCACCGGGGCGCATCCGTGGCCGGAGTTCGAACGAGCAGAGCCAGAAGCAGCTATGTTTCACATCGGCTACTGCAAGGAGCTGCCGGAATGCCCGCCGTTTTTGTCGAAGCTGGGGAAGGATTTCCTCGATAAGTGTTTGAGAAGAAGCCCGAGCGAGCGGTGGACGGCGGAGCAGTTGCTACAGCATCCCTTCCTGGCCGAAGAAGCCATCTGCCCGGAGAATTCGCCTAGAGGAGTGCTCGAATGGGCTAATTGGGACTTCGATGGAGACAATTGCGGCTCGGATTGCAGCAGTTGCCTATCAACTTCTGTTGATTCGATCACTCCTGCTAGGGACAGAGTGAAAGAGCTGTCTTCGTGCAATAAACTACTAAGCTGGGATGATGACGGAGGTTGGGAGGAGATCAGGAGCGCTAAGGAGGTCAATTTAGCAGGGGATGGCACAGAAGAAGTGGCAGCAGAAGTTGAAGCATTCCAACATTGTGATTGTTACAGTGTGCGAATGGAGAACATCGATCGTCGAGGCTCTGCTGCTAATGCTTCCTGTTCTTGGCATTGCAATGGCGGCGGCGTCTCGCACCACCGGATTGGCCTCAATACGCATTTGTCGGTTGGTTGGTGTGAATTATTTTTCCGGCTGAAATTGTTATCTCCCTTCGTTTGA